One Halolamina litorea genomic window carries:
- the ftsZ gene encoding cell division protein FtsZ, translating to MQDIVQDALDNAEAEQRSMQDVDSDGDEFGDPRIVIVGAGGAGNNTINRLYNIGVDGAETVAINTDKQHLKMIEADTKILVGKSLTQGLGAGGDPEMGERATEMAQGTVKEVLGDADLVFVTAGMGGGTGTGAAPVVSSIAKEQGAIVVGMVSTPFNVERARTVKAEEGLEKLRNEADSIIVLDNNRLLDYVPNLPIGKAFSVMDQIIAETVKGISETITQPSLINLDYADMSTIMNQGGVAVMLVGETQDSNKTDEVVNDAMNHPLLDVDYRGASGGLVHITGGPDLTLKEAEGIADNITERLEASANVIWGARIQENYKGKVRVMAIMTGVQSAQVLGPSTQKQADASKQALGKGDFDDVDFDAKSNAKHTGSPASDGGDQYDDSDNDLDVIR from the coding sequence ATGCAGGATATCGTTCAAGACGCTTTAGACAACGCGGAGGCCGAGCAGCGATCGATGCAGGACGTCGACAGCGACGGTGACGAGTTCGGGGACCCCCGGATCGTCATCGTCGGTGCCGGTGGTGCGGGTAACAACACCATCAATCGACTCTACAACATCGGGGTCGACGGCGCCGAGACCGTCGCCATCAACACCGACAAACAGCATCTGAAGATGATCGAAGCCGACACGAAGATCCTCGTCGGCAAGTCCCTCACACAGGGCCTCGGTGCGGGTGGCGACCCCGAGATGGGCGAGCGCGCCACCGAGATGGCCCAAGGAACGGTCAAGGAAGTGCTGGGCGACGCGGACCTCGTGTTCGTCACCGCCGGGATGGGCGGCGGGACGGGGACGGGTGCCGCACCCGTCGTCTCCAGCATCGCCAAGGAGCAGGGCGCCATCGTCGTCGGAATGGTCTCGACGCCGTTCAACGTCGAGCGCGCCCGCACGGTGAAAGCCGAGGAAGGGCTCGAGAAGCTCCGCAACGAGGCGGACTCGATCATCGTGCTGGACAACAACCGCCTGCTCGACTACGTGCCGAACCTCCCGATCGGCAAGGCGTTCTCGGTGATGGACCAGATCATCGCCGAGACCGTCAAAGGAATCTCCGAGACCATCACTCAGCCGTCGCTGATCAACCTGGACTACGCGGACATGTCCACGATCATGAATCAGGGCGGCGTCGCGGTGATGCTCGTCGGCGAGACCCAGGACTCGAACAAGACCGACGAGGTCGTCAACGACGCGATGAACCACCCGCTGCTCGACGTCGACTACCGCGGCGCCAGCGGCGGACTGGTCCACATCACGGGCGGCCCCGACCTCACGCTCAAAGAGGCCGAGGGCATCGCCGACAACATCACCGAGCGCTTGGAAGCGAGCGCGAACGTGATCTGGGGCGCGCGGATCCAGGAGAACTACAAAGGGAAGGTGCGGGTCATGGCCATCATGACCGGCGTCCAGTCCGCGCAGGTGCTCGGGCCGAGCACGCAGAAACAAGCCGACGCGTCGAAGCAGGCACTCGGGAAGGGCGACTTCGACGACGTCGACTTCGACGCGAAGAGCAACGCCAAGCACACTGGCTCGCCCGCCAGCGACGGCGGCGACCAGTACGACGACAGCGACAACGACCTCGACGTCATCCGCTGA